In the Gossypium arboreum isolate Shixiya-1 chromosome 10, ASM2569848v2, whole genome shotgun sequence genome, one interval contains:
- the LOC108489662 gene encoding rab GTPase-activating protein 22-like isoform X1 — translation MSCRDKENQWSFGKAAAAAAGAVNIQKVGSVVRDIGDPCVSHSSIKVVFSCKMLKPEKWQATFDNEGKVSGFQKVLKLIILGGVDPSIRPEVWEFLLGCYALGSTADHRRQLRIARRERYKDLIKQCQTMHSSIGTGSLAYPVGSKVMDMRTPSKEAKVECREASTDDTDKREKYSDLGNNCSDSSYIDRRVNVSNSGDLTSVRRNADSAAYDSCSSSTSVPCGPCSSKRGVDCNGSDFITECDFDFPPLPVTDLFEKSEDEKEFDANEEVFSAQYKLMFEDDNMHSFQINNNADLIMESNVSSSLSKNVSCRYNSEIELVTYSDDYEPVLRPNSVSYKTETVNRLSISSVPETPFVNATRSQEGAAQEERVSEWLWTLHRIVVDVVRTDSHLDFYKDTRNLARMSDILAVYAWVDPTTGYCQGMSDLLSPFVVLFEDNADAFWCFEMLIRRMRENFKVDGPTGVMKQLQALWHILEFTDREIFAHLSNIGAESLHFAFPMLLVLFRRELSFNESLRMWEMMWAADFDESASCDLEDICLEALVVQLPRDLGEEIREENPESGDDGVKGSLQSKHSLSENAGFKSAAAHRFCGLTRNFLSKNNLLQICGLVSSTRKGDDNLPVFCVAAILIMNRQKIIKETHSIDDMIKIFNDKLLKIHVKRCVGSAIKLRKKYLYKLIKSKSHADRKIE, via the exons ATGTCTTGTAGGGATAAGGAAAATCAATGGAGTTTTGGAAAAGCTGCCGCCGCCGCTGCCGGAGCCGTCAATATTCAAAAAGTTGGTTCTGTTGTTCGCGACATTGGAGATCCTTGCGTTTCCCACTCTTCCATCAAGGTTGTTTTTAGCT GCAAGATGCTTAAGCCGGAGAAGTGGCAGGCAACTTTTGATAATGAAGGGAAGGTTTCTGGTTTTCAGAAAGTACTCAAGTTGATTATTTTGGGG GGGGTTGATCCATCTATAAGACCAGAAGTTTGGGAATTTCTTCTTGGTTGCTATGCATTGGGGAGCACTGCAGATCACCGAAGGCAATTAAGGATAGCCCGGAG GGAACGTTACAAGGACCTTATAAAGCAATGCCAGACAATGCATTCAAGCATAGGAACTGGTTCACTTGCCTATCCTGTAGGTTCAAAAGTTATGGATATGAGGACACCCTCCAAAGAAGCAAAAGTAGAGTGTAGAGAAGCTTCCACTGATGATACTGATAAAAGAGAGAAATATTCTGATCTCGGCAATAACTGTTCTGATAGCTCGTATATTGACCGAAGAGTGAATGTTAGTAATTCTGGTGACCTTACAAGTGTCAGGAGAAATGCTGACAGTGCTGCATACGATTCTTGTTCTTCATCGACTTCTGTTCCATGTGGTCCTTGTTCCTCAAAAAGAGGGGTAGACTGTAATGGGTCAGATTTCATAACTGAATGTGATTTTGATTTCCCCCCCTTACCAGTAACAGATTTGTTTGAGAAGAGTGAAGATGAGAAAGAATTTGATGCAAATGAGGAAGTGTTTTCTGCTCAATATAAATTGATGTTTGAGGATGATAATATGCATAGTTTTCAAATCAATAACAATGCTGATTTAATTATGGAATCAAATGTTTCATCCTCACTATCTAAAAATGTCTCATGTCGATATAACTCTGAAATTGAGTTGGTGACCTATTCTGATGACTATGAGCCAGTCCTCAGACCCAACAGTGTAAGTTATAAAACGGAAACAGTGAACAGATTAAGCATATCAAGTGTCCCAGAAACACCATTTGTAAATGCAACCAGATCACAAGAAGGGGCTGCCCAAGAAGAAAGAGTAAGTGAATGGCTTTGGACTCTGCACCGAATAG TTGTTGATGTGGTGAGAACGGATAGTCATCTCGATTTCTACAAGGATACAAGAAACTTAGCTAGAATGTCTGATATTCTCGCTGTTTATGCATGGGTTGATCCTACAACTGGTTATTGTCAAG GTATGAGTGACTTGCTGTCTCCTTTTGTTGTGCTCTTTGAGGATAATGCAGATGCATTTTGGTGCTTTGAGATGCTCATTAGGAGAATG CGTGAAAATTTTAAGGTTGATGGACCAACTGGAGTGATGAAGCAGCTGCAAGCACTGTGGCATATTTTGGAGTTTACAGACAGGGAAATTTTCGCACATCTCTCAAATATAGGTGCTGAAAGCCTTCATTTTGCATTTCCAATGCTGCTTGTTCTATTTCGGCGAGAGTTATCATTCAATGAGTCTCTTCGTATGTGGGAG ATGATGTGGGCAGCTGATTTTGACGAATCTGCCTCCTGCGATTTAGAGGACATTTGTCTAGAAGCATTGGTTGTACAACTTCCTAGGGATTTGGGGGAAGAAATTAGAGAAGAAAACCCAGAAAGTGGAGATGATGGCGTAAAGGGCAGCCTACAATCAAAGCATTCTTTGTCTGAGAATGCTGGATTTAAATCAGCAGCAGCTCATCGTTTTTGTGGTTTGACAAGGAATTTTTTGTCTAAAAATAATCTCCTCCAAATTTGCGGTCTTGTCTCATCAACTAGGAAAGGAGATGACAATTTGCCTGTATTTTGTGTAGCTGCTATTCTTATCATGAACCGTCAAAAAATTATCAAGGAAACCCATTCAATAGATGACATGATAAAG ATTTTCAATGATAAGCTTCTGAAAATCCATGTGAAAAGATGTGTAGGTTCTGCAATCAAACTCAGAAAGAAATA
- the LOC108489662 gene encoding rab GTPase-activating protein 22-like isoform X2 has product MSCRDKENQWSFGKAAAAAAGAVNIQKVGSVVRDIGDPCVSHSSIKVGKMLKPEKWQATFDNEGKVSGFQKVLKLIILGGVDPSIRPEVWEFLLGCYALGSTADHRRQLRIARRERYKDLIKQCQTMHSSIGTGSLAYPVGSKVMDMRTPSKEAKVECREASTDDTDKREKYSDLGNNCSDSSYIDRRVNVSNSGDLTSVRRNADSAAYDSCSSSTSVPCGPCSSKRGVDCNGSDFITECDFDFPPLPVTDLFEKSEDEKEFDANEEVFSAQYKLMFEDDNMHSFQINNNADLIMESNVSSSLSKNVSCRYNSEIELVTYSDDYEPVLRPNSVSYKTETVNRLSISSVPETPFVNATRSQEGAAQEERVSEWLWTLHRIVVDVVRTDSHLDFYKDTRNLARMSDILAVYAWVDPTTGYCQGMSDLLSPFVVLFEDNADAFWCFEMLIRRMRENFKVDGPTGVMKQLQALWHILEFTDREIFAHLSNIGAESLHFAFPMLLVLFRRELSFNESLRMWEMMWAADFDESASCDLEDICLEALVVQLPRDLGEEIREENPESGDDGVKGSLQSKHSLSENAGFKSAAAHRFCGLTRNFLSKNNLLQICGLVSSTRKGDDNLPVFCVAAILIMNRQKIIKETHSIDDMIKIFNDKLLKIHVKRCVGSAIKLRKKYLYKLIKSKSHADRKIE; this is encoded by the exons ATGTCTTGTAGGGATAAGGAAAATCAATGGAGTTTTGGAAAAGCTGCCGCCGCCGCTGCCGGAGCCGTCAATATTCAAAAAGTTGGTTCTGTTGTTCGCGACATTGGAGATCCTTGCGTTTCCCACTCTTCCATCAAG GTAGGCAAGATGCTTAAGCCGGAGAAGTGGCAGGCAACTTTTGATAATGAAGGGAAGGTTTCTGGTTTTCAGAAAGTACTCAAGTTGATTATTTTGGGG GGGGTTGATCCATCTATAAGACCAGAAGTTTGGGAATTTCTTCTTGGTTGCTATGCATTGGGGAGCACTGCAGATCACCGAAGGCAATTAAGGATAGCCCGGAG GGAACGTTACAAGGACCTTATAAAGCAATGCCAGACAATGCATTCAAGCATAGGAACTGGTTCACTTGCCTATCCTGTAGGTTCAAAAGTTATGGATATGAGGACACCCTCCAAAGAAGCAAAAGTAGAGTGTAGAGAAGCTTCCACTGATGATACTGATAAAAGAGAGAAATATTCTGATCTCGGCAATAACTGTTCTGATAGCTCGTATATTGACCGAAGAGTGAATGTTAGTAATTCTGGTGACCTTACAAGTGTCAGGAGAAATGCTGACAGTGCTGCATACGATTCTTGTTCTTCATCGACTTCTGTTCCATGTGGTCCTTGTTCCTCAAAAAGAGGGGTAGACTGTAATGGGTCAGATTTCATAACTGAATGTGATTTTGATTTCCCCCCCTTACCAGTAACAGATTTGTTTGAGAAGAGTGAAGATGAGAAAGAATTTGATGCAAATGAGGAAGTGTTTTCTGCTCAATATAAATTGATGTTTGAGGATGATAATATGCATAGTTTTCAAATCAATAACAATGCTGATTTAATTATGGAATCAAATGTTTCATCCTCACTATCTAAAAATGTCTCATGTCGATATAACTCTGAAATTGAGTTGGTGACCTATTCTGATGACTATGAGCCAGTCCTCAGACCCAACAGTGTAAGTTATAAAACGGAAACAGTGAACAGATTAAGCATATCAAGTGTCCCAGAAACACCATTTGTAAATGCAACCAGATCACAAGAAGGGGCTGCCCAAGAAGAAAGAGTAAGTGAATGGCTTTGGACTCTGCACCGAATAG TTGTTGATGTGGTGAGAACGGATAGTCATCTCGATTTCTACAAGGATACAAGAAACTTAGCTAGAATGTCTGATATTCTCGCTGTTTATGCATGGGTTGATCCTACAACTGGTTATTGTCAAG GTATGAGTGACTTGCTGTCTCCTTTTGTTGTGCTCTTTGAGGATAATGCAGATGCATTTTGGTGCTTTGAGATGCTCATTAGGAGAATG CGTGAAAATTTTAAGGTTGATGGACCAACTGGAGTGATGAAGCAGCTGCAAGCACTGTGGCATATTTTGGAGTTTACAGACAGGGAAATTTTCGCACATCTCTCAAATATAGGTGCTGAAAGCCTTCATTTTGCATTTCCAATGCTGCTTGTTCTATTTCGGCGAGAGTTATCATTCAATGAGTCTCTTCGTATGTGGGAG ATGATGTGGGCAGCTGATTTTGACGAATCTGCCTCCTGCGATTTAGAGGACATTTGTCTAGAAGCATTGGTTGTACAACTTCCTAGGGATTTGGGGGAAGAAATTAGAGAAGAAAACCCAGAAAGTGGAGATGATGGCGTAAAGGGCAGCCTACAATCAAAGCATTCTTTGTCTGAGAATGCTGGATTTAAATCAGCAGCAGCTCATCGTTTTTGTGGTTTGACAAGGAATTTTTTGTCTAAAAATAATCTCCTCCAAATTTGCGGTCTTGTCTCATCAACTAGGAAAGGAGATGACAATTTGCCTGTATTTTGTGTAGCTGCTATTCTTATCATGAACCGTCAAAAAATTATCAAGGAAACCCATTCAATAGATGACATGATAAAG ATTTTCAATGATAAGCTTCTGAAAATCCATGTGAAAAGATGTGTAGGTTCTGCAATCAAACTCAGAAAGAAATA
- the LOC108489662 gene encoding rab GTPase-activating protein 22-like isoform X3, whose protein sequence is MEFWKSCRRRCRSRQYSKSWFCCSRHWRSLRFPLFHQGKMLKPEKWQATFDNEGKVSGFQKVLKLIILGGVDPSIRPEVWEFLLGCYALGSTADHRRQLRIARRERYKDLIKQCQTMHSSIGTGSLAYPVGSKVMDMRTPSKEAKVECREASTDDTDKREKYSDLGNNCSDSSYIDRRVNVSNSGDLTSVRRNADSAAYDSCSSSTSVPCGPCSSKRGVDCNGSDFITECDFDFPPLPVTDLFEKSEDEKEFDANEEVFSAQYKLMFEDDNMHSFQINNNADLIMESNVSSSLSKNVSCRYNSEIELVTYSDDYEPVLRPNSVSYKTETVNRLSISSVPETPFVNATRSQEGAAQEERVSEWLWTLHRIVVDVVRTDSHLDFYKDTRNLARMSDILAVYAWVDPTTGYCQGMSDLLSPFVVLFEDNADAFWCFEMLIRRMRENFKVDGPTGVMKQLQALWHILEFTDREIFAHLSNIGAESLHFAFPMLLVLFRRELSFNESLRMWEMMWAADFDESASCDLEDICLEALVVQLPRDLGEEIREENPESGDDGVKGSLQSKHSLSENAGFKSAAAHRFCGLTRNFLSKNNLLQICGLVSSTRKGDDNLPVFCVAAILIMNRQKIIKETHSIDDMIKIFNDKLLKIHVKRCVGSAIKLRKKYLYKLIKSKSHADRKIE, encoded by the exons ATGGAGTTTTGGAAAAGCTGCCGCCGCCGCTGCCGGAGCCGTCAATATTCAAAAAGTTGGTTCTGTTGTTCGCGACATTGGAGATCCTTGCGTTTCCCACTCTTCCATCAAG GCAAGATGCTTAAGCCGGAGAAGTGGCAGGCAACTTTTGATAATGAAGGGAAGGTTTCTGGTTTTCAGAAAGTACTCAAGTTGATTATTTTGGGG GGGGTTGATCCATCTATAAGACCAGAAGTTTGGGAATTTCTTCTTGGTTGCTATGCATTGGGGAGCACTGCAGATCACCGAAGGCAATTAAGGATAGCCCGGAG GGAACGTTACAAGGACCTTATAAAGCAATGCCAGACAATGCATTCAAGCATAGGAACTGGTTCACTTGCCTATCCTGTAGGTTCAAAAGTTATGGATATGAGGACACCCTCCAAAGAAGCAAAAGTAGAGTGTAGAGAAGCTTCCACTGATGATACTGATAAAAGAGAGAAATATTCTGATCTCGGCAATAACTGTTCTGATAGCTCGTATATTGACCGAAGAGTGAATGTTAGTAATTCTGGTGACCTTACAAGTGTCAGGAGAAATGCTGACAGTGCTGCATACGATTCTTGTTCTTCATCGACTTCTGTTCCATGTGGTCCTTGTTCCTCAAAAAGAGGGGTAGACTGTAATGGGTCAGATTTCATAACTGAATGTGATTTTGATTTCCCCCCCTTACCAGTAACAGATTTGTTTGAGAAGAGTGAAGATGAGAAAGAATTTGATGCAAATGAGGAAGTGTTTTCTGCTCAATATAAATTGATGTTTGAGGATGATAATATGCATAGTTTTCAAATCAATAACAATGCTGATTTAATTATGGAATCAAATGTTTCATCCTCACTATCTAAAAATGTCTCATGTCGATATAACTCTGAAATTGAGTTGGTGACCTATTCTGATGACTATGAGCCAGTCCTCAGACCCAACAGTGTAAGTTATAAAACGGAAACAGTGAACAGATTAAGCATATCAAGTGTCCCAGAAACACCATTTGTAAATGCAACCAGATCACAAGAAGGGGCTGCCCAAGAAGAAAGAGTAAGTGAATGGCTTTGGACTCTGCACCGAATAG TTGTTGATGTGGTGAGAACGGATAGTCATCTCGATTTCTACAAGGATACAAGAAACTTAGCTAGAATGTCTGATATTCTCGCTGTTTATGCATGGGTTGATCCTACAACTGGTTATTGTCAAG GTATGAGTGACTTGCTGTCTCCTTTTGTTGTGCTCTTTGAGGATAATGCAGATGCATTTTGGTGCTTTGAGATGCTCATTAGGAGAATG CGTGAAAATTTTAAGGTTGATGGACCAACTGGAGTGATGAAGCAGCTGCAAGCACTGTGGCATATTTTGGAGTTTACAGACAGGGAAATTTTCGCACATCTCTCAAATATAGGTGCTGAAAGCCTTCATTTTGCATTTCCAATGCTGCTTGTTCTATTTCGGCGAGAGTTATCATTCAATGAGTCTCTTCGTATGTGGGAG ATGATGTGGGCAGCTGATTTTGACGAATCTGCCTCCTGCGATTTAGAGGACATTTGTCTAGAAGCATTGGTTGTACAACTTCCTAGGGATTTGGGGGAAGAAATTAGAGAAGAAAACCCAGAAAGTGGAGATGATGGCGTAAAGGGCAGCCTACAATCAAAGCATTCTTTGTCTGAGAATGCTGGATTTAAATCAGCAGCAGCTCATCGTTTTTGTGGTTTGACAAGGAATTTTTTGTCTAAAAATAATCTCCTCCAAATTTGCGGTCTTGTCTCATCAACTAGGAAAGGAGATGACAATTTGCCTGTATTTTGTGTAGCTGCTATTCTTATCATGAACCGTCAAAAAATTATCAAGGAAACCCATTCAATAGATGACATGATAAAG ATTTTCAATGATAAGCTTCTGAAAATCCATGTGAAAAGATGTGTAGGTTCTGCAATCAAACTCAGAAAGAAATA